A segment of the Bombus huntii isolate Logan2020A chromosome 14, iyBomHunt1.1, whole genome shotgun sequence genome:
TCGATCAAAATGTTAATTACGTATATAATCTTGGGGAATCGTGTTCGCATCGAAGATAAAGTACCTTGTGTTGCGGTTCGCGTACGGACAGCACGTTCTGAAAGCACGATGACAGTCGTCGTCTTCGAGTCACATATTCGTCGCTCGACCAGCAGTTTACCATTCGATCCGTTTCACGCGCGCGAAATCGGTACgcaaaggagaagaagaaaatcacgTAAACGTTTCACCGCGTTTCTGTCTTCCAGACATTCTGCGAGTAGTTGCTGGATGAGGCTGCCGTGAAAACTGAGCCGTGGCTCGAAGCTAAAGAGAAAGGCGGCTCGAGAAGCGAGGCCTCCCTCGTAGGCAGTTGATACGCGCTGTCCTTTCGTGGACACGCGGCTCTCTGACTCTAAGCCCAGAACGTTTTCACGAGACAAGGACGCTAAGGTTGCGCTTCATTGGTTCGTCGCCTCTCAGGGACGTATCGAGGCCCGTTTCTCGATACGTGTGTTCGATATTCTCTCTTCTTATCGCGATTGTAATCGAACGCTTTAGAAAAATCGTTAACCAACTTTtagtttagaaaataataCTCTGAATCGTTTTCCCGTGACCTTCCGTttacgtatatacgtatacgttAGAGAAGGAGCTGTCGGAGGAAAGCGGCGTTTAAGATGGAAGAAAGTGGAGAACGATGGCCGCGATTGGTCGACGCCGGGTGAAAGTCGCTTGGAACAACGACTTCTTTACGAGCCAGTGACATCTATCGGTACGTAAAATTAATCGTACAGAGATTTTCGATCGATGTTATAGATAATTTCAACGACGAGGGTAAGAGCGATGAAAAACTTTCGAACCGCGTAACGTCAAAGTACGTTAAATCAAGCGCATTACCGTAAATCGTTTTCGCAGATGGAGTAATCTAGTTGAATCTATTGTCACCGGTGGATGTCTCGTACGTCTTTGACTTTTTGAACGTGCATAGATTCGATTAGTTGGCGGTTTGTAAAAGTTCGTCAAATAATAACCGGATATCCCGGTTAGCGAGCGTTTAAAGTATAACGAGAAGCAGCGTTACGCTCTTCGAGAAATTACTCGCTCATTAAGGTCGATAAGTTGTCTGAATAGCACGGTTCAAGAACCAGGAGCGCCAGTAAAGACAGCTACCGCATCAGCCGAGTATCGTCGAATCGCACGCTCAGAGATCGCGATTCGCAACGAATACCGCAAAAACCAATTACGCAAACGCCTCAGATTCTTtcggaaatttgtaaaaatatgcgTTCTTCCACCATATTTATCTCGAAGCTTCTGCTATGGACTCGTAAGTAAAATACATTTCCAATCTCTTTgaaaaacgaatttttctttgCGAAAGGAATCTCTGTTTTGCAGGGCTGttggtcgtcgtcgtcgcttTACCAACTCTGGGTTACATCGTACGTTGTAAATTCCTCTTTCTTGTGgcgaattaaaatttgaaaaaaaaaaaattaaagagaTATTTCTTCTCCCTAGGATCGACATCGCTTAGAGACTTACGAGGACCTGTCCGAAGAAACGAGCGATTTCGACGTTTTCGATAATCTGACTTTCCGATTTTCCTGCGAGGGTAAACCGGTCGGTTTGTACGCAGACCTGGACTACGATTGTCGAGTTTTCCATGCCTGTGACGACTTAGGCAAAGGTTTCCCCGTAATTTGTCCAAACAATACGTTGTTCGATCAGAGAGAACGCGTGTGCAGCGACGAAGAACACGT
Coding sequences within it:
- the LOC126873589 gene encoding uncharacterized protein LOC126873589; this encodes MRSSTIFISKLLLWTRLLVVVVALPTLGYIDRHRLETYEDLSEETSDFDVFDNLTFRFSCEGKPVGLYADLDYDCRVFHACDDLGKGFPVICPNNTLFDQRERVCSDEEHVDCDRANEWFYLNELPFSVEATEENHTLSEEKEEIPSVLPLLLA